Proteins from one Streptomyces genisteinicus genomic window:
- a CDS encoding response regulator transcription factor, producing MRLLLVEDDDHVAAALSAVLAKHGFQVVHARNGEEALRAVLPDSHPDKPPFGVVLLDLGLPDQDGYQVCGKLRTLTSTPVIMVTARSDVRSRIHGLNLGADDYVVKPYDTGELLARIHAVSRRTGPGEETGQHPVPGDALRLGPVVIELSTRQVTVDGSAVPLTRKEFDLLALLAQRPGVVFRREQIISEVWRTSWEGTGRTLEVHVASLRSKLRMPALIETVRGVGYRLVAPGAA from the coding sequence ATGAGGCTGCTCCTCGTCGAGGACGACGACCACGTCGCCGCCGCCCTGTCCGCCGTGCTCGCCAAGCACGGCTTCCAGGTCGTCCACGCCCGCAACGGCGAGGAGGCGCTGCGCGCCGTGCTGCCCGACAGCCATCCCGACAAGCCGCCCTTCGGCGTCGTCCTGCTCGACCTCGGGCTGCCCGACCAGGACGGCTACCAGGTCTGCGGCAAGCTGCGCACCCTGACCTCGACCCCTGTGATCATGGTCACCGCGCGCTCCGACGTGCGCTCGCGCATCCACGGGCTCAACCTCGGCGCCGACGACTACGTGGTCAAGCCGTACGACACCGGTGAACTGCTCGCCCGGATCCATGCCGTCAGCCGGCGCACCGGCCCGGGCGAGGAGACCGGGCAGCACCCCGTCCCCGGGGACGCGCTGCGGCTCGGGCCGGTGGTGATCGAGCTGTCCACCCGGCAGGTCACCGTGGACGGCTCCGCCGTCCCGCTCACCCGCAAGGAGTTCGATCTGCTGGCCCTGCTCGCCCAGCGGCCCGGAGTCGTCTTCCGGCGCGAGCAGATCATCAGCGAGGTGTGGCGCACCAGCTGGGAGGGGACCGGCCGCACCCTGGAGGTGCACGTCGCCTCGCTGCGTTCCAAGCTGCGCATGCCGGCGCTGATCGAGACCGTCCGCGGCGTGGGCTACCGGCTCGTCGCGCCCGGCGCGGCGTAG
- a CDS encoding sensor histidine kinase: MRTRLLPLLIVLMAGVLLALGFPLAVSLAAAQQQQVVVDRIDDTVRFAALAQFVTDGPEGSDERRATLQEQLDRYHDIYGIRAGVFYRERNSMARAPLEWTIPSDGEGLAAFEEALTGRRSEDPPQVWPWQSGRRLVVASPVVRDGDVVAVVFTDSPTGQLRSAVLRGWLVIAAGEAAAMLVAVGAAFRLTGWVLRPVRVLDAATHDIATGRMNSRVAAAGGPPELRRLAHSFNEMADNVEEVLEQQRAFVADASHQLRNPLAALLLRIELLALELPEGNAEIASVRTEGKRLAQVLDDLLDLALAEHASADLRLTDIGELAAERVDAWRPLADEKGVRLSGDTGAVTAWADPIALSSALDAVIDNALKFTPQGESVTVTVASEGDTSCIVVADRGPGLTDEELARVGDRFWRSGRHQNVKGSGLGLSITRALLAAGGGSIGYARNEPRGLKVTVTVPRDPAG; encoded by the coding sequence GTGCGTACCCGCCTCCTCCCGCTCCTCATCGTCCTGATGGCCGGTGTGCTCCTCGCACTCGGCTTCCCGCTGGCGGTGAGCCTCGCGGCCGCCCAGCAGCAGCAGGTGGTCGTCGACCGGATCGACGACACCGTGCGCTTCGCCGCCCTGGCGCAGTTCGTCACGGACGGTCCCGAGGGCAGCGACGAGCGGCGCGCCACCCTCCAGGAGCAGCTCGACCGCTACCACGACATCTACGGAATCCGTGCGGGCGTGTTCTACCGCGAGCGCAACTCCATGGCGCGCGCCCCGCTGGAGTGGACCATCCCGTCGGACGGGGAGGGCCTCGCCGCGTTCGAGGAGGCGCTCACCGGACGCCGCAGCGAGGACCCGCCGCAGGTCTGGCCCTGGCAGAGCGGCCGGCGGCTGGTCGTCGCATCGCCCGTGGTCCGTGACGGGGACGTCGTCGCGGTCGTCTTCACCGACTCGCCGACCGGGCAGCTGCGCTCCGCCGTGCTGCGCGGCTGGCTCGTCATCGCGGCGGGGGAGGCGGCGGCGATGCTGGTCGCCGTCGGCGCGGCGTTCCGGCTCACCGGCTGGGTGCTGCGGCCGGTGCGCGTCCTGGACGCGGCCACCCACGACATCGCGACGGGCCGGATGAACTCGCGCGTCGCCGCGGCCGGCGGACCGCCCGAGCTGCGCCGCCTCGCCCACTCCTTCAACGAGATGGCCGACAACGTCGAGGAGGTGCTGGAGCAGCAGCGGGCCTTCGTCGCGGACGCCTCCCACCAGTTGCGGAACCCGCTCGCCGCGCTGCTGCTGCGGATCGAGCTCCTCGCCCTCGAACTGCCCGAGGGCAATGCGGAGATCGCCTCCGTGCGGACCGAGGGCAAGCGCCTCGCCCAGGTCCTCGACGATCTGCTCGACCTGGCCCTCGCCGAGCACGCCTCCGCCGACCTGCGCCTGACGGACATCGGCGAACTCGCCGCCGAACGGGTCGACGCCTGGCGCCCGCTGGCGGACGAGAAGGGTGTGCGGCTCAGCGGCGACACCGGAGCCGTGACCGCGTGGGCCGATCCGATCGCGCTCTCCAGCGCCCTGGACGCGGTGATCGACAACGCGCTCAAGTTCACCCCGCAGGGAGAGTCGGTCACCGTCACGGTGGCGTCGGAGGGGGACACCTCCTGCATCGTCGTCGCCGACCGCGGGCCCGGTCTCACGGACGAGGAGCTGGCCCGCGTGGGCGACCGCTTCTGGCGCAGCGGACGCCACCAGAACGTCAAGGGCTCCGGGCTCGGGCTGTCGATCACCCGGGCCCTGCTCGCGGCGGGCGGCGGGTCGATCGGCTACGCCCGCAACGAGCCGCGCGGGCTGAAGGTGACCGTCACGGTGCCGCGCGACCCGGCGGGCTGA
- a CDS encoding TAXI family TRAP transporter solute-binding subunit has translation MPSASRRRALGAAAAVLVVLGLLAWWLVPFGRTSPSGELTFSTGSRSGVYQRYGVLLEKALTEEMPGVGIELRTSEGSQQNLARLASGEADFTIATADAVATYQRDGLPGADRLRGCARLYDDYVHLIVPRSSPVKSVADLRGKVVGVGQPGSGVRLVADRLMTAAGLDPRNDITPVPAGIDSMPGRLETGGLDAFFWSGGLPTTTVRELSERFEIRLVPLEPELVGRIHATGGSTSYYRSAVMPADAYLAAQGGVPVPTVAVANLLVTTDRADPALTEGFTRAVIDSRDRIGQTVHPAQLVDLRTAVYTEPLPLHEGARRYYRSAKP, from the coding sequence ATGCCGAGCGCCAGCCGACGCCGGGCCCTCGGGGCCGCGGCGGCCGTTCTGGTCGTGCTGGGCCTGCTGGCGTGGTGGCTGGTTCCTTTCGGCCGTACCTCGCCGAGCGGGGAGCTGACCTTCAGCACCGGCTCACGCAGCGGCGTCTACCAGCGGTACGGAGTGCTGCTGGAGAAGGCGCTGACCGAGGAGATGCCCGGCGTCGGGATAGAGCTGCGGACCAGTGAGGGCTCGCAGCAGAACCTCGCGCGCCTGGCCTCCGGGGAGGCGGACTTCACCATCGCCACCGCGGACGCCGTGGCCACGTACCAGCGGGACGGCCTGCCGGGCGCGGACCGGCTGCGGGGCTGCGCCCGCCTCTACGACGACTACGTCCACCTGATCGTGCCGCGCAGTTCGCCGGTGAAGTCGGTGGCCGACCTGCGCGGCAAGGTGGTGGGCGTCGGGCAGCCCGGGTCGGGTGTCAGGCTCGTCGCCGACCGGCTGATGACGGCCGCGGGCCTGGACCCGAGGAACGACATCACCCCCGTCCCCGCGGGCATCGACTCGATGCCCGGACGGCTGGAGACCGGCGGCCTGGACGCCTTCTTCTGGTCGGGCGGACTGCCCACGACCACCGTGCGCGAGCTCTCCGAGCGGTTCGAGATCCGGCTGGTCCCGCTGGAGCCGGAACTCGTCGGCAGGATCCACGCCACCGGCGGTTCCACCAGCTACTACCGCTCCGCGGTCATGCCGGCCGACGCGTACCTCGCGGCCCAGGGCGGCGTCCCGGTGCCCACGGTGGCGGTCGCCAACCTGCTGGTGACCACGGACCGCGCGGATCCCGCGCTGACCGAGGGGTTCACGCGTGCCGTGATCGACAGCCGCGACCGGATCGGCCAGACCGTGCACCCGGCTCAGCTGGTGGACCTGCGCACCGCCGTGTACACCGAACCCCTGCCGCTGCACGAGGGCGCGCGGCGCTACTACCGGTCCGCGAAGCCGTAG
- the miaB gene encoding tRNA (N6-isopentenyl adenosine(37)-C2)-methylthiotransferase MiaB has protein sequence MSAKTYEVRTYGCQMNVHDSERLSGLLEDAGYVRAPEGADGDADVVVFNTCAVRENADNKLYGNLGRLAPMKTRRPGMQIAVGGCLAQKDRDTIVTRAPWVDVVFGTHNIGKLPVLLERARVQEEAQVEIAESLEAFPSTLPTRRESAYAAWVSISVGCNNTCTFCIVPALRGKEKDRRPGDILAEIEALVAEGVSEITLLGQNVNAYGSDIGDREAFSKLLRACGGIEGLERVRFTSPHPRDFTDDVIAAMAETPNVMPQLHMPLQSGSDTVLKAMRRSYRQERFLGIIEKVRAAIPHAAISTDIIVGFPGESEEDFEQTMHTVREARFANAFTFQYSKRPGTPAATMDGQIPKEVVQERYMRLVALQEEISWAENKKQVGRTLEVMVAEGEGRKDGATHRLSGRAPDNRLVHFTKPAAGVRPGDVVTVEITYAAPHHLLAEGDVHSVRRTRAGDAWEKRNAAEAAKPAGVMLGLPGIGAPAPLPAAAAPGCGCD, from the coding sequence ATGAGTGCGAAAACTTACGAGGTGCGCACCTACGGGTGCCAGATGAACGTCCACGACTCCGAGCGCCTCTCCGGCCTGCTGGAGGATGCCGGTTACGTGCGCGCGCCCGAGGGTGCCGACGGCGACGCGGATGTCGTCGTCTTCAACACCTGCGCGGTACGGGAGAACGCCGACAACAAGCTGTACGGCAATCTCGGCCGCCTCGCGCCCATGAAGACGCGGCGCCCCGGCATGCAGATCGCCGTCGGCGGCTGCCTCGCCCAGAAGGACCGCGACACGATCGTCACCAGGGCGCCCTGGGTCGATGTCGTCTTCGGCACGCACAACATCGGCAAGCTCCCCGTGCTGCTCGAGCGCGCCCGCGTCCAGGAGGAGGCGCAGGTCGAGATCGCCGAGTCGCTGGAGGCGTTCCCGTCCACGCTGCCGACCCGCCGCGAGTCGGCCTACGCGGCCTGGGTGTCGATCTCGGTCGGCTGCAACAACACCTGCACCTTCTGCATCGTCCCCGCCCTGCGCGGCAAGGAGAAGGACCGCAGGCCGGGCGACATCCTCGCCGAGATCGAGGCACTGGTCGCCGAGGGCGTCTCGGAGATCACCCTCCTCGGCCAGAACGTCAACGCCTACGGCTCGGACATCGGCGACCGTGAGGCCTTCAGCAAGCTGCTGCGCGCCTGCGGGGGCATCGAGGGCCTGGAGCGGGTCCGCTTCACCTCGCCGCACCCGCGGGACTTCACCGACGACGTGATCGCGGCCATGGCCGAGACGCCGAACGTGATGCCCCAGCTCCACATGCCGCTCCAGTCCGGCTCCGACACGGTGCTCAAGGCGATGCGCCGCTCCTACCGGCAGGAGCGTTTCCTCGGGATCATCGAGAAGGTGCGCGCCGCGATCCCGCACGCCGCGATCTCGACGGACATCATCGTGGGCTTCCCCGGCGAGAGCGAGGAGGACTTCGAACAGACGATGCACACCGTCCGCGAGGCCCGCTTCGCGAACGCCTTCACCTTCCAGTACTCCAAGCGCCCCGGCACGCCCGCGGCGACCATGGACGGCCAGATCCCGAAGGAGGTCGTCCAGGAGCGGTACATGCGCCTGGTCGCGCTCCAGGAGGAGATCTCCTGGGCGGAGAACAAGAAGCAGGTCGGCCGCACGCTGGAGGTCATGGTCGCGGAGGGCGAGGGCCGTAAGGACGGCGCCACGCACCGGCTCTCCGGCCGCGCCCCCGACAACCGGCTCGTCCACTTCACCAAGCCCGCCGCCGGGGTCCGCCCCGGCGACGTGGTCACGGTCGAGATCACGTACGCGGCCCCGCACCACCTGCTCGCCGAGGGGGACGTGCACTCCGTCCGGCGCACCCGGGCCGGCGACGCGTGGGAGAAGCGCAACGCGGCCGAGGCCGCCAAGCCCGCCGGGGTGATGCTGGGGTTGCCCGGCATCGGCGCGCCCGCGCCGCTTCCGGCGGCTGCCGCTCCGGGGTGCGGCTGCGACTGA
- a CDS encoding class III extradiol dioxygenase subunit B-like domain-containing protein, giving the protein MLVAAAVSPCPPLLVPEVAAGAAPELDAARRASSDAVGLLAAARPDLLLVVGPSDGEGGGAYPPGSGGSFRGFGVDTAVRLGHGRGGGRELPPSLAVGAWLLTRAHWAACPVEGLAVEDALTAAECAAAGRAAAGRAGRVALLVMGDGSACRTLKAPGYLDERAADFDREAARALGSADTAALGALDATLARELKAAGRAPWQVLAGAAEDGGLQGRLLFDDAPYGVGYMVAAWS; this is encoded by the coding sequence ATGCTTGTCGCCGCCGCCGTGTCCCCCTGCCCTCCGCTGCTCGTCCCCGAGGTCGCCGCCGGCGCCGCACCGGAGCTGGACGCCGCCCGGCGGGCGTCCTCCGACGCCGTGGGCCTGCTCGCGGCGGCCCGCCCGGACCTCCTCCTGGTGGTCGGGCCCTCGGACGGCGAGGGCGGCGGCGCGTACCCGCCGGGCAGCGGCGGATCTTTCCGCGGCTTCGGCGTGGACACCGCCGTGCGGCTCGGGCACGGCCGGGGCGGCGGACGCGAACTGCCGCCCTCCCTCGCCGTCGGCGCCTGGCTGCTGACCCGTGCGCACTGGGCCGCCTGCCCGGTCGAGGGGCTGGCGGTCGAGGACGCGCTGACCGCCGCGGAGTGCGCCGCCGCGGGCCGTGCCGCGGCCGGGCGGGCCGGACGGGTCGCGCTGCTGGTGATGGGCGACGGCAGCGCCTGCAGGACCCTCAAGGCCCCCGGCTACCTCGACGAACGCGCGGCAGACTTCGACCGCGAGGCCGCGCGGGCCCTCGGATCCGCCGACACTGCGGCGCTGGGCGCTCTGGACGCGACGCTCGCGCGGGAGCTGAAGGCCGCGGGCCGGGCTCCCTGGCAGGTGCTCGCCGGAGCGGCGGAGGACGGCGGACTCCAGGGCCGGCTGCTGTTCGACGACGCCCCGTACGGCGTCGGGTACATGGTCGCCGCCTGGTCCTGA
- a CDS encoding antitoxin, which yields MGFLDTVKARLAPAGEKVAGLARQHEDRIGHGLDKAARTVDDRTRGKYSRRIETGTGKAKEALGRIAHREDGGAAGPPAP from the coding sequence ATGGGATTCCTGGACACCGTGAAGGCCAGGCTCGCTCCCGCCGGGGAGAAGGTCGCCGGGCTCGCCCGGCAGCACGAGGACAGGATCGGGCACGGTCTGGACAAGGCCGCGAGGACCGTCGACGACAGGACCAGGGGCAAGTACAGCCGGCGGATCGAGACGGGCACGGGCAAGGCCAAGGAGGCCCTCGGCCGCATCGCGCACCGCGAGGACGGCGGAGCCGCAGGCCCGCCCGCACCCTGA
- the miaA gene encoding tRNA (adenosine(37)-N6)-dimethylallyltransferase MiaA, with amino-acid sequence MRSAAPAPRVIAVVGPTAAGKSDLGVFLAQQLDGEVVNADSMQLYRGMDIGTAKLTLEERDGVPHHLLDIWDVTEAASVAEYQRLARAEIDRLLAEGRTPVLVGGSGLYVRGAVDALEFPGTDPAVRARLEEELELHGPGALHARLAAADPPAAAAILPGNGRRIVRALEVIEITGRPFTANLPGHESVYDTVQIGVDVGRPELDARIAARVDRMWEAGLVEEVRRLEAGGLRRGRTASRALGYQQVLAALAGECTDQQAREDTVRTTKRFARRQDSWFRRDPRVRWLSGAADDRAELPRRALSLIERAVTA; translated from the coding sequence GTGAGAAGTGCAGCCCCCGCCCCGCGGGTCATCGCCGTCGTCGGCCCCACCGCGGCCGGAAAGTCCGATCTGGGTGTTTTCCTCGCCCAGCAACTGGACGGCGAAGTCGTCAACGCCGACTCCATGCAGCTCTACCGGGGGATGGACATCGGCACCGCCAAGCTGACGCTCGAGGAGCGCGACGGCGTCCCCCACCACCTGCTGGACATCTGGGACGTCACCGAGGCGGCCAGCGTCGCCGAGTACCAGCGCCTCGCGCGCGCCGAGATCGACCGGCTGCTGGCCGAGGGGCGCACGCCGGTCCTGGTCGGCGGATCCGGGCTGTACGTCCGCGGGGCCGTCGACGCCCTGGAGTTCCCCGGCACCGACCCCGCCGTGCGCGCGCGCCTGGAGGAGGAACTGGAGCTCCACGGCCCCGGCGCGCTGCACGCCCGCCTCGCCGCCGCCGACCCGCCGGCGGCCGCGGCGATCCTGCCGGGCAACGGGCGCCGCATCGTCAGGGCGCTGGAGGTCATCGAGATCACCGGCCGCCCCTTCACCGCGAACCTCCCCGGACACGAATCCGTGTACGACACCGTGCAGATCGGTGTGGACGTGGGGCGGCCGGAGCTGGACGCCCGCATCGCGGCGCGCGTGGACCGGATGTGGGAGGCCGGGCTCGTCGAGGAGGTCCGGCGGCTGGAGGCCGGCGGGCTGCGCCGGGGGCGGACCGCCTCGCGCGCGCTCGGCTACCAGCAGGTGCTCGCCGCGCTCGCCGGGGAGTGCACCGACCAGCAGGCGCGCGAGGACACCGTGCGCACCACGAAGCGGTTCGCGCGGCGCCAGGACTCGTGGTTCCGCCGCGACCCGCGGGTGCGGTGGCTGAGCGGCGCGGCGGACGACCGCGCGGAACTTCCGCGCCGTGCGCTGTCGTTGATCGAACGAGCGGTCACAGCCTGA
- the dapF gene encoding diaminopimelate epimerase gives MGPVTTAQTSGVAFLKGHGTENDFVIVPDPDNAVELSAEAVTRLCDRRAGIGADGVLHVVRSAAHPDARHMADEAEWFMDYRNSDGSVAEMCGNGVRVFARYLQRAGHAEAGEIAVATRGGVKNVHIAKPGPGSDEGQVTVSMGRPVLPAASVTVTVGARSWPAVNVDMGNPHAVAFVDDLDHAGTLYEAPAYGPAAVYPRGVNVEFVADRGERHVAMRVHERGSGETRSCGTGACAVAVAAARRDGADPAVTGAPVTYTVDLPGGTLVITERPDGVVEMSGPAVIVAEGRIAPELLEPRS, from the coding sequence ATGGGTCCCGTGACCACTGCGCAGACCTCGGGCGTCGCCTTCCTCAAGGGCCACGGCACCGAGAACGACTTCGTGATCGTCCCCGACCCGGACAACGCCGTCGAGCTGTCCGCCGAGGCCGTCACCCGGCTGTGCGACCGCCGGGCCGGCATCGGCGCCGACGGGGTGCTCCACGTGGTGCGCTCCGCCGCCCACCCGGACGCCCGGCACATGGCGGACGAGGCCGAGTGGTTCATGGACTACCGCAACTCCGACGGTTCCGTCGCGGAGATGTGCGGCAACGGAGTCCGGGTCTTCGCCCGGTACCTCCAGCGCGCCGGTCACGCCGAGGCCGGCGAGATCGCCGTCGCCACCCGCGGCGGCGTCAAGAACGTGCACATCGCCAAGCCCGGCCCGGGATCCGACGAGGGCCAGGTCACCGTCTCCATGGGACGCCCGGTGCTGCCCGCCGCGAGCGTGACCGTCACCGTCGGCGCGCGCAGCTGGCCCGCGGTCAACGTCGACATGGGCAACCCCCACGCGGTCGCCTTCGTCGACGATCTCGACCACGCGGGCACGCTGTACGAGGCGCCCGCGTACGGCCCCGCCGCGGTCTACCCGCGCGGGGTCAACGTCGAGTTCGTCGCCGACCGCGGCGAGCGGCACGTCGCCATGCGGGTCCACGAGCGCGGGTCCGGCGAGACCCGCTCCTGCGGCACGGGCGCCTGCGCCGTCGCCGTGGCCGCGGCCCGCAGGGACGGCGCCGACCCCGCGGTGACGGGTGCGCCGGTCACGTACACCGTGGACCTGCCGGGCGGCACGCTGGTCATCACCGAGCGGCCGGACGGCGTCGTCGAGATGTCCGGCCCCGCGGTCATCGTCGCCGAGGGCCGCATCGCACCGGAGCTGCTCGAACCCCGTTCGTAG
- a CDS encoding RelA/SpoT family protein — MSAEAADTGAHSRRRGRPRIDLRRLGRAALMGPAGRDRLPDAIGHVVDAHRAHHPDARLAELHRAYVLAESSHRGQFRKSGEPYITHPLAVTLILAELGAETTTLIASLLHDTVEDTEVTLDQVRTEFGAEVAYIVDGVTKLEKVDYGAAAEPETFRKMLVATGNDVRVMSIKLADRLHNMRTLGVMRPEKQARIAKVTRDVLIPLAERLGVQALKTELEDLVFAILHPGEYERTRALIAENSGACTALEAIAEEFRKVLREAGIGAEVLIRPRHFVSVHRVCLKRAELRSTDFARLLVLVGDDADCYAVLGELHTCFTPVISEFKDFIAAPKFNLYQSLHTAVAGPDGAVAEVLIRTRQMHKVAEAGVVALGNPYPAATDGTEPPEDGERADPTRPGWLSRLLEWQQSTPDPDTFWTSLRADLAQDKEITVFRADGRALGLPAGASCVDAAYAQYGDRAHTSIGARVNGRLATLSTQLEDGDTVHVLLAQDAASGPSSDWLDHVRTPAARIAISSWLDAHPEGAGAQDSAPRRPKQRTADRRASANALVDRPGATVRLAGCCTPVPPDTVTGIPVRGGAVTVHRRECPAVARMESAGRVPVEVRWGDAPGCRVTLVAESFGRPRLLADLTEAIAAEGAAVVSATVEPPTQQRVRHTYTLQLPDAAGLPALMRAMRDVPGVYDVSRTQHPAASG, encoded by the coding sequence ATGAGTGCAGAGGCCGCCGATACAGGTGCCCACAGCCGCCGGCGCGGCCGCCCGAGGATCGACCTCCGCAGGCTGGGCCGCGCCGCACTGATGGGCCCGGCCGGACGTGACCGGCTGCCCGACGCGATCGGCCATGTCGTCGACGCCCACCGGGCCCACCACCCGGACGCGCGGCTCGCGGAGCTGCACCGGGCGTACGTGCTGGCCGAGTCGTCCCACCGCGGGCAGTTCCGCAAGAGCGGCGAGCCGTACATCACGCACCCGCTCGCCGTGACCCTGATCCTCGCCGAACTGGGCGCCGAGACCACGACCTTGATCGCCTCCCTGCTCCACGACACCGTCGAGGACACCGAGGTGACGCTCGATCAGGTCAGGACGGAGTTCGGCGCCGAGGTCGCGTACATCGTGGACGGCGTCACCAAGCTGGAGAAGGTCGACTACGGGGCGGCGGCCGAGCCGGAGACGTTCCGCAAGATGCTCGTCGCCACCGGCAACGACGTACGCGTCATGTCGATCAAGCTCGCCGACCGGCTGCACAACATGCGCACCCTCGGCGTGATGCGCCCCGAGAAGCAGGCCCGGATCGCCAAGGTCACCCGGGACGTCCTCATCCCGCTCGCCGAACGGCTGGGCGTGCAGGCGCTGAAGACCGAGCTGGAGGATCTGGTCTTCGCCATCCTCCACCCCGGGGAGTACGAGCGCACGCGCGCCCTGATCGCCGAGAACTCGGGCGCCTGCACCGCGCTGGAGGCCATCGCCGAGGAATTCCGCAAAGTACTCCGGGAGGCCGGCATCGGAGCCGAAGTGCTCATCAGACCGCGGCACTTCGTCTCCGTCCACCGGGTCTGCCTCAAACGCGCCGAGCTGCGCAGCACCGACTTCGCGAGGCTGCTCGTCCTGGTCGGCGACGACGCCGACTGCTACGCCGTCCTCGGCGAACTGCACACCTGCTTCACCCCGGTGATCTCCGAGTTCAAGGACTTCATCGCCGCCCCCAAGTTCAACCTGTACCAGTCGCTGCACACCGCCGTGGCGGGCCCCGACGGCGCCGTCGCCGAAGTCCTCATCCGCACCCGGCAGATGCACAAGGTGGCCGAGGCCGGCGTGGTCGCCCTCGGCAACCCGTACCCCGCGGCGACCGACGGCACCGAACCGCCGGAGGACGGCGAGCGCGCCGACCCGACGCGCCCGGGCTGGCTGTCGCGGCTGCTGGAATGGCAGCAGTCCACACCGGACCCGGACACCTTCTGGACCTCGCTGCGGGCCGATCTCGCGCAGGACAAGGAGATCACCGTCTTCCGCGCCGACGGCCGCGCGCTCGGCCTGCCGGCCGGGGCCAGCTGCGTGGACGCCGCCTACGCCCAGTACGGCGACCGGGCGCACACCTCCATCGGCGCCCGCGTCAACGGGCGGCTCGCCACGCTGAGCACCCAGCTCGAGGACGGCGACACGGTGCATGTGCTGCTGGCGCAGGACGCCGCCTCGGGCCCCTCGTCCGACTGGCTCGACCACGTCCGCACGCCCGCCGCGCGCATCGCCATCAGCAGCTGGCTCGACGCCCACCCGGAGGGCGCCGGCGCCCAGGACTCCGCCCCGCGCCGGCCGAAGCAGCGCACCGCCGACAGGCGGGCGTCGGCCAACGCGCTGGTGGACCGGCCCGGCGCCACCGTACGGCTCGCCGGCTGCTGTACGCCGGTTCCCCCCGACACCGTGACGGGCATCCCGGTGCGCGGCGGGGCGGTGACCGTCCACCGGCGCGAGTGTCCGGCCGTCGCCCGCATGGAGAGCGCCGGCCGCGTCCCGGTCGAGGTGCGCTGGGGCGACGCCCCCGGGTGCCGGGTCACCCTCGTCGCCGAGTCGTTCGGCCGGCCGCGCCTGCTCGCCGACCTCACCGAGGCGATCGCCGCCGAGGGCGCGGCGGTGGTGTCCGCCACCGTGGAACCGCCCACCCAGCAGCGGGTGCGCCACACCTACACCCTCCAACTCCCGGACGCCGCCGGACTTCCCGCCCTGATGCGCGCCATGCGCGACGTCCCCGGGGTGTACGACGTCAGCCGCACACAGCATCCGGCGGCGAGCGGCTGA